Proteins encoded in a region of the Bradyrhizobium sp. CB3481 genome:
- a CDS encoding SDR family NAD(P)-dependent oxidoreductase, with the protein MTAISGSAAAVTGAASGIGRALALELAARGCDLALADRDEAGLQQVAAEIGKAHQRKVTTHRVDVGLRAEIQDFASAAVAAHPGLNIVINNAGVALLGAFHEVDPAQMEWLININFWGVVHGTRAFLPHLSTRGEAHIVNVSSIFGIVAPPGQTAYCAAKFAVRGFSESLRHELAMAGSPVKLSVVHPGGVLTNIVRNARTGSGISDNARRAESIDRFDAIAKTTPPIAAQRIIAGIEKNQPRILIGNDAKFMDLLQRFRPATYWSVLAKRIERMGGKK; encoded by the coding sequence ATGACTGCGATATCCGGAAGCGCGGCCGCCGTGACCGGCGCTGCCAGCGGCATCGGCCGTGCGCTCGCGCTGGAACTGGCTGCGCGCGGCTGCGATCTGGCGCTGGCCGACCGCGACGAGGCCGGGCTGCAGCAAGTGGCCGCCGAGATCGGCAAGGCGCATCAGCGCAAGGTAACCACCCACCGGGTCGATGTCGGCCTGCGCGCGGAGATCCAGGATTTTGCCAGCGCGGCCGTCGCCGCGCATCCCGGGCTCAACATCGTCATCAACAACGCCGGCGTCGCGCTGCTCGGCGCCTTCCATGAGGTCGACCCGGCGCAGATGGAGTGGCTGATCAACATCAATTTCTGGGGCGTGGTGCACGGCACGCGCGCTTTCCTGCCGCATCTGTCGACGCGGGGAGAGGCGCATATCGTCAACGTCTCCTCGATCTTCGGCATCGTCGCCCCGCCCGGCCAGACCGCCTATTGCGCGGCCAAATTCGCGGTGCGCGGCTTTTCGGAAAGCCTGCGGCATGAGCTGGCGATGGCTGGTAGCCCGGTGAAGCTGTCGGTGGTTCACCCCGGCGGCGTGCTCACCAACATCGTGCGCAACGCCCGCACCGGCAGCGGCATCTCAGACAATGCGCGCCGCGCCGAATCGATCGACCGCTTCGATGCGATCGCCAAGACGACGCCGCCGATCGCCGCCCAGCGCATCATCGCCGGCATCGAGAAAAATCAGCCGCGCATCCTGATCGGCAACGACGCCAAGTTCATGGACCTATTGCAGCGGTTTCGCCCGGCGACCTATTGGAGCGTGCTGGCGAAGCGGATCGAGAGGATGGGTGGGAAGAAGTGA
- a CDS encoding lytic murein transglycosylase, translating into MHSFRFVFAFCASALAFVAFATPLHAARCGGDFNAFIATMSQEAAAAGISQAVIAQAFAGITQDPAVLAFDRRQRGTFNKSFEQYVSTRVGPGRINIGRQMLLRHGSLLARIEQKFGVPPEIVVAIWGLESDFGKGDVGKLPVIRTLATMAHDCRRTELFQGELLAALKIVHRGDLPLRDLIGAFAGEIGQTQFLPSSYIKYGVDFDGNGHVDLRHSVPDVLASTANLLHMSGFKPGAPYGEGSANFEAMREWNRATIYRKTIGYFADRLAGR; encoded by the coding sequence ATGCATTCGTTTCGTTTCGTCTTTGCCTTCTGCGCGTCGGCGCTTGCCTTCGTCGCTTTTGCCACCCCCTTGCACGCCGCCCGCTGCGGCGGCGATTTCAATGCCTTCATTGCAACGATGTCGCAGGAGGCGGCCGCGGCCGGCATCTCGCAAGCGGTGATTGCCCAAGCCTTTGCCGGCATCACGCAGGACCCGGCGGTGCTTGCCTTCGATCGCCGACAGCGCGGCACCTTCAACAAATCGTTCGAGCAATATGTCTCGACCCGCGTCGGCCCCGGCCGCATCAACATCGGGCGGCAGATGCTGCTGAGGCACGGCTCGCTGCTCGCGCGCATCGAGCAGAAGTTCGGCGTGCCGCCGGAGATCGTGGTCGCGATCTGGGGACTGGAGTCCGATTTCGGCAAGGGCGATGTCGGCAAGCTGCCTGTCATCCGCACGCTCGCCACCATGGCGCATGATTGCCGCCGCACCGAGCTATTCCAGGGCGAGCTGCTCGCCGCGCTGAAGATCGTGCATCGCGGCGACCTGCCGCTCCGCGATCTGATCGGTGCCTTCGCCGGCGAGATCGGCCAGACGCAGTTTCTGCCGTCGTCCTACATCAAATACGGCGTCGACTTCGACGGCAACGGCCATGTCGACCTGCGCCACAGCGTCCCCGACGTGCTCGCCTCCACCGCGAATTTGCTGCACATGTCGGGCTTCAAGCCCGGCGCGCCCTATGGCGAGGGCAGCGCCAATTTCGAAGCGATGCGCGAGTGGAACAGGGCGACGATCTATCGCAAGACCATCGGCTATTTCGCGGACCGGCTGGCGGGGCGATAG
- a CDS encoding DUF817 domain-containing protein — MQYLPKSLPDHPQSDPSAAAIWRPLRRFIVAEYRLGRVMARRRWTSPLYEFLRFGAKQAFACLFGGIAVFLMIATWRFYPADAALPRYDFLFLCMIAVQLALLASRLETFDEAKVILIYHLVGTAMELFKTQVGSWIYPEPNFFRVGGVPLFSGFMYSCIGSYICRAWRLFDFEFTAHPRRLALAVLSLAIYVNFFSHHFIIDLRWLLFAWSILLFCRSRVHFKVWREYRTMPLLLGLFLVSLFIWFSENIGTFTKTWLYPSQRQGWELVSFGKLGSWFLLLIISYTLVSLINKPRERRGEERAARIAGKFSRTPGFQHSGS, encoded by the coding sequence GTGCAATACCTTCCAAAATCGCTCCCAGATCATCCGCAGTCCGACCCGAGCGCCGCCGCCATCTGGCGGCCGCTCCGCCGCTTTATTGTCGCCGAGTATCGCCTCGGCCGCGTCATGGCGCGGCGGCGTTGGACGTCGCCGCTTTACGAATTCCTCCGCTTCGGCGCCAAGCAGGCCTTCGCCTGCCTGTTCGGCGGCATTGCCGTGTTCCTGATGATCGCGACCTGGCGCTTCTATCCGGCGGATGCGGCACTGCCGCGCTACGACTTCCTGTTTCTCTGCATGATTGCCGTGCAGCTCGCGCTGCTCGCAAGCAGGCTGGAAACGTTTGATGAAGCCAAGGTGATCCTGATCTATCACCTCGTCGGCACCGCGATGGAGCTGTTCAAGACGCAAGTCGGCTCCTGGATCTATCCGGAGCCGAATTTCTTTCGCGTCGGCGGCGTGCCGCTGTTCTCCGGCTTCATGTATTCCTGCATCGGCAGCTATATCTGCCGCGCCTGGCGCCTGTTCGATTTCGAGTTCACCGCCCACCCGCGCCGCCTTGCGCTCGCCGTGCTCAGCCTCGCGATCTACGTCAACTTCTTCAGCCATCACTTCATCATCGACCTGCGCTGGCTCTTGTTCGCATGGAGCATCCTGCTGTTCTGCCGCAGCCGCGTCCATTTCAAGGTCTGGCGCGAATACCGCACGATGCCGCTGCTGCTCGGGTTGTTCCTGGTGTCGCTGTTCATCTGGTTCTCGGAAAACATCGGCACCTTCACCAAGACCTGGCTCTATCCGTCGCAGCGGCAGGGCTGGGAGCTGGTGTCCTTTGGCAAGCTCGGCTCGTGGTTTCTGCTGCTGATCATCAGCTACACGCTGGTAAGTCTAATCAACAAGCCGAGGGAAAGGCGAGGGGAGGAGCGTGCGGCCCGCATCGCCGGCAAATTTAGTCGCACGCCGGGTTTCCAGCATTCGGGATCGTGA
- a CDS encoding lytic murein transglycosylase produces the protein MLRIAFAFSASLAMLASFSTHAHAAQCGSSAAGYAVWKQEFAGEARAKGISAGTIQALMATNYAQATINADRGQRSFNLSLEAFLAKRGATTIVAKGRQLKNSQGALFASIRERTGVPPGPLIAIWGMETGFGTQRGNQNMLASIATLAYDCRRSEYFTEHLYAALQLIDRGALSPSQRGSMHGEVGQTQFMPKAILAYGTGNLENAANALMSTANFLKAHGWKAGAGYQPGEPNFAAIQAWNAAGVYQKAIALMGRQIDGGE, from the coding sequence ATGCTCCGCATCGCTTTTGCTTTCAGTGCCTCGCTGGCAATGCTCGCATCTTTCAGCACGCACGCCCACGCCGCCCAATGCGGCAGCTCCGCCGCCGGCTACGCCGTCTGGAAGCAGGAGTTCGCCGGCGAGGCCCGCGCCAAAGGTATCAGCGCGGGCACCATCCAGGCGCTGATGGCGACGAATTATGCGCAGGCGACGATCAACGCCGATCGCGGGCAGCGCAGCTTCAATCTTTCGCTCGAAGCGTTTCTCGCCAAGCGCGGCGCGACCACCATCGTCGCGAAGGGGCGGCAGCTCAAGAACTCGCAGGGCGCGCTGTTCGCTTCGATCCGGGAGCGCACCGGCGTGCCGCCGGGGCCGCTCATCGCGATCTGGGGCATGGAAACCGGATTCGGCACCCAGCGCGGCAACCAGAACATGCTGGCCTCGATCGCGACGCTCGCCTATGACTGCCGGCGCTCGGAATATTTCACCGAGCACCTTTACGCGGCGCTGCAATTGATCGATCGCGGCGCGCTGTCGCCGTCGCAGCGCGGCTCGATGCATGGTGAGGTCGGCCAGACCCAGTTCATGCCGAAAGCCATTTTGGCGTATGGCACCGGCAATCTCGAAAATGCGGCGAACGCGCTGATGTCGACCGCGAACTTTTTGAAGGCCCATGGCTGGAAGGCCGGTGCCGGCTATCAGCCGGGCGAGCCGAACTTTGCCGCCATCCAGGCCTGGAATGCGGCCGGCGTCTATCAGAAGGCCATCGCGCTGATGGGCCGCCAGATCGACGGCGGCGAGTAG